A window from Chloroflexota bacterium encodes these proteins:
- a CDS encoding AAA family ATPase, with product MTETAPSVVIIARAGSLSDLPSALGYEGIESRTVEAPDDVAGALAQNAQCVAVLDAEIPQAEAFSIYKMLHQDYSIPTLLVVPPESYRAFLLDPARADNDECVSKPVDADELVLRIKALMLRAGYHPPVPSANRHTDTRNGAHADAQGKIVTVFHAKGGVGASTIASNLAVGLARFNQARTLLVDTDLWFGDLGVLLNTPTHKSLFDALGNEDYEINDIRSALVPHETGLYLLLRPEDPYVVERLEPTVVVQTIGKYRAIFDYIVVDTQPSLNEITLQLLDMSQLILLITTPEIAAAHNSARFLKIADAIGYSDKIVTILNRANSGIRTELLEQHLNVNARIALPSAGRLVVDSANQGTPILSVADPELLDEISRGLLDIVRLVAGEPADVEPATAGDTAAQTGRAARQRQGLRFWR from the coding sequence ATGACTGAGACCGCGCCGTCCGTGGTCATCATCGCTCGCGCTGGAAGCCTGTCGGATCTGCCGTCTGCCCTGGGGTACGAGGGGATCGAATCGCGAACCGTCGAGGCACCGGACGACGTGGCCGGCGCCCTGGCGCAAAACGCGCAGTGCGTGGCGGTCCTGGACGCCGAGATCCCGCAGGCCGAAGCGTTCAGCATTTACAAGATGCTGCACCAGGACTACTCGATACCCACATTGCTGGTTGTGCCGCCCGAGTCGTACCGCGCGTTCCTGTTGGACCCAGCACGGGCCGACAACGACGAGTGCGTCTCCAAGCCGGTAGACGCCGACGAGCTGGTGCTGCGAATCAAAGCGCTCATGTTACGGGCCGGATATCACCCTCCCGTCCCGTCGGCCAACAGGCACACGGATACGCGTAACGGCGCCCACGCGGACGCCCAGGGAAAGATCGTCACGGTGTTTCACGCCAAGGGTGGAGTTGGCGCGAGCACCATTGCGTCGAACCTGGCCGTCGGGCTCGCGCGGTTCAATCAGGCGCGAACGCTGCTGGTAGACACGGACCTGTGGTTCGGCGACCTGGGCGTACTGCTGAACACACCGACCCACAAGAGCCTCTTCGATGCGTTGGGGAACGAAGACTACGAGATCAACGACATCCGATCGGCATTGGTCCCCCACGAGACCGGGCTCTACCTCCTCCTCCGGCCCGAGGATCCCTATGTGGTCGAACGCCTCGAACCGACCGTGGTGGTGCAAACGATCGGAAAGTACCGAGCGATCTTCGACTACATCGTCGTGGATACGCAGCCAAGCTTGAACGAGATCACGCTGCAGCTTCTCGACATGTCCCAGCTCATCCTATTGATCACCACGCCGGAGATCGCCGCCGCCCACAACAGCGCGCGATTCCTGAAAATCGCCGACGCGATCGGGTATTCGGACAAGATCGTGACAATCCTCAACCGGGCGAACAGCGGGATTCGCACGGAGCTGCTGGAGCAGCACCTCAACGTCAATGCGCGGATCGCCCTGCCCAGTGCTGGTCGATTGGTCGTGGATTCCGCGAACCAGGGAACGCCAATTCTCAGTGTCGCGGACCCAGAACTGCTTGACGAGATCTCGCGCGGGTTGCTGGACATCGTACGGCTCGTGGCCGGCGAGCCGGCAGACGTCGAGCCGGCGACGGCCGGAGACACCGCGGCCCAGACAGGACGGGCGGCACGGCAACGACAAGGATTACGGTTCTGGCGATAA
- a CDS encoding cyclic nucleotide-binding domain-containing protein, whose product MSRTDAFLRQHWLLENVQENEAAQAVAAISHAAFHEGDVLVRQGDPSDGVYLIADGTVRISAASQTGQTFLSVVRPGELLGELGVLDGEPRSATATAMSDGEAYFVPTDTFLHLLDISSAASRHLMLLLATRLRQTNERMMQLPPPRPVQRRTMPIRP is encoded by the coding sequence TTGAGTAGGACTGACGCCTTTTTGCGCCAACATTGGCTGCTTGAAAACGTTCAGGAGAACGAGGCGGCTCAAGCGGTCGCAGCGATCAGCCACGCCGCGTTCCATGAGGGAGACGTGCTCGTTCGGCAGGGAGATCCCTCGGATGGTGTCTATTTGATTGCCGATGGCACGGTTCGCATCTCCGCGGCAAGCCAGACTGGGCAAACGTTTCTCAGCGTCGTCAGGCCCGGCGAGCTTCTGGGTGAGCTGGGCGTACTGGACGGGGAACCGCGCTCCGCAACGGCGACCGCGATGAGCGACGGCGAGGCATATTTTGTTCCTACAGACACCTTTCTGCACCTCTTGGACATCTCCAGCGCAGCTTCCCGGCACCTGATGCTGCTCCTGGCTACGCGCCTGCGGCAAACGAACGAACGGATGATGCAGCTCCCGCCTCCACGGCCAGTCCAGCGCCGCACGATGCCCATTAGGCCGTAG